The following proteins are co-located in the Brevibacillus laterosporus DSM 25 genome:
- a CDS encoding ABC transporter substrate-binding protein, producing the protein MKILEIVHQSRFMKIAAPVLLLMMLVVGCGQQPNATTEAKPSEAKQEGTAYKVKHAMGETKLNGTPQRVVVLTREGTEAVLELGVKPVGAVQSWDKKDQPFYDHIKADMEGVKEVGDELQPNIEAIAALQPDLILGVKMRHEKIYDQLSAVAPTVLAETLRGEWKNNFKLYAEALNKKAEGDKVVADFDKKVADLRTKAGDKLKTEVSLVRFMPGKTRIYYSQTFAGMLLNEVGFARPKAQQKDDFAAEITKERMPELDGDILFYYTYNKGVNDDSGSKLEQDWLNDPLWKNLSVSKKNKVFKVDDVIWNIAGGVRAANLLLDEFDKYLVEGKQ; encoded by the coding sequence ATGAAAATTTTAGAAATAGTGCACCAATCACGTTTCATGAAGATTGCTGCGCCAGTTTTGCTACTAATGATGCTTGTCGTAGGGTGCGGTCAACAACCAAACGCTACAACAGAAGCCAAGCCAAGTGAAGCAAAACAAGAGGGCACAGCTTATAAGGTGAAACATGCAATGGGAGAAACTAAATTAAATGGAACGCCTCAACGTGTGGTAGTTTTGACTCGTGAAGGGACAGAAGCTGTTCTGGAGCTAGGTGTTAAGCCAGTTGGCGCCGTGCAATCTTGGGATAAAAAGGACCAACCCTTCTACGATCATATCAAAGCAGATATGGAGGGTGTAAAAGAAGTTGGTGATGAGCTACAGCCCAATATCGAGGCAATCGCGGCTCTACAACCCGATCTCATTCTTGGCGTAAAAATGCGTCATGAAAAGATTTATGATCAACTAAGTGCCGTTGCTCCAACTGTCTTAGCAGAAACATTGCGCGGTGAATGGAAAAACAACTTTAAATTGTATGCGGAAGCTTTAAATAAGAAAGCAGAAGGCGATAAAGTAGTTGCCGATTTTGATAAAAAAGTAGCTGACTTACGTACAAAGGCTGGGGATAAATTAAAAACAGAAGTATCCTTGGTACGTTTTATGCCTGGTAAAACTCGCATTTACTATAGTCAAACCTTTGCAGGAATGTTACTGAATGAAGTAGGTTTTGCTCGACCAAAAGCACAGCAAAAAGATGATTTTGCAGCTGAAATTACCAAAGAGCGGATGCCTGAATTAGATGGCGACATCTTGTTCTACTATACGTACAATAAAGGTGTAAATGACGATAGTGGTAGCAAGCTAGAACAAGATTGGTTAAACGATCCATTATGGAAGAACCTCAGTGTATCCAAGAAAAACAAAGTGTTTAAAGTAGACGATGTCATCTGGAATATAGCAGGCGGTGTACGTGCAGCCAATCTGCTTTTAGATGAATTTGATAAGTATTTGGTAGAGGGAAAACAATAA
- the mutM gene encoding bifunctional DNA-formamidopyrimidine glycosylase/DNA-(apurinic or apyrimidinic site) lyase, with the protein MPELPEMEHYRSMLNRYILNKPIRHVEVTRERTINCPVTTFQQALLNQTITTVQRRGKHLLFHLNNNQVLLLHLMLSGFMYWGTDSDKLDRTAQVTLTFDQNKLFFHGLRLGYLHIYTDEEDISQQLAPIGPEPLMPLFTANALAKLLQKKRTVLKKALTDQHVIAGIGNCYSDEICFQARQLPLKNCQELSTADIQALFQAFHEVLTRALQLGGYMEQRFYKDDRLTGGYNHHCLVYDRPQEPCLRCQTPIVMTRLASRKVFYCPTCQL; encoded by the coding sequence ATGCCAGAACTTCCAGAGATGGAGCATTATAGAAGCATGTTAAATCGCTATATCCTAAATAAACCGATTCGACATGTTGAGGTAACGAGAGAGAGAACCATCAATTGCCCTGTCACTACCTTTCAACAAGCACTGCTAAATCAAACCATCACAACTGTACAGCGTCGGGGCAAGCATCTATTATTTCATCTAAATAACAATCAGGTTCTTTTGCTCCACCTCATGTTATCTGGATTTATGTACTGGGGTACCGATTCCGACAAATTGGATCGGACAGCTCAAGTTACCCTCACCTTTGATCAAAACAAACTGTTTTTCCATGGGTTACGGCTTGGCTATTTACATATATACACGGACGAGGAGGACATATCACAGCAGCTTGCTCCAATTGGCCCAGAGCCACTGATGCCATTATTTACAGCCAATGCTCTAGCCAAGCTGTTGCAAAAGAAACGAACCGTGTTAAAAAAAGCTCTCACGGATCAACATGTCATTGCTGGCATTGGAAATTGTTACTCTGATGAAATATGTTTTCAAGCAAGGCAGCTACCTCTTAAAAATTGTCAGGAATTATCGACAGCAGATATCCAAGCATTATTTCAAGCATTTCATGAAGTATTGACACGCGCTTTACAGCTAGGGGGTTATATGGAGCAACGTTTTTATAAGGATGATCGCCTTACAGGAGGGTACAATCATCATTGCTTGGTCTATGACCGCCCCCAAGAGCCTTGTTTACGTTGCCAGACACCTATCGTCATGACTCGGTTGGCTTCCCGTAAGGTGTTCTATTGCCCAACCTGCCAACTCTAA
- a CDS encoding MDR family MFS transporter has translation MSWLSWDLNLKVRLIGETLFSIFLWMFLPFMALFFSETFGKGTAGVLLIIPPLLSVVISLVGGRISDKMGRRPVMLISVAFEALMFLLFFLSSSPWMMYLAFVGLNLSASLYQPASEAMIADLTSEEDRNFVFAMFYTAMNLGVVIGPLLGAFFFVNYRDELMLACMFVTTILFAVYFFVLKETRPMAPQTNSDLVDPTPSWKKELQSFQVIFSDKVFSLYLLAGIFVFIAFSQMDLYMAIYIKEHVLNQPLLWWGDWTFSLGGTSFFGWMMALNGFMVVTLTAAMTRWISAWSDQKAFVIASFLGGMGFFMMAFSENIWFLFFCMAVLTIGELIRTPIALGFVSKLAPEHQRGQYMGASTLQFTIGRILAPLLVTLSNWFGPLIIFGIIFGVAVLSILCYQKMFTIMARKNSVQA, from the coding sequence ATGAGTTGGCTATCTTGGGATTTAAACTTAAAGGTTCGTCTAATTGGAGAGACCTTATTTTCTATCTTTTTATGGATGTTCCTACCCTTCATGGCTCTGTTTTTTAGTGAAACTTTTGGTAAGGGTACAGCTGGGGTATTATTAATCATTCCCCCGTTACTTAGTGTTGTCATAAGCTTAGTTGGTGGTCGTATTTCTGATAAAATGGGGCGTCGTCCCGTCATGCTAATTTCTGTAGCATTTGAGGCCCTCATGTTCCTCCTATTTTTTCTATCCTCTTCACCTTGGATGATGTACCTTGCTTTTGTCGGATTGAATCTGAGTGCCTCTCTGTATCAACCAGCTAGTGAGGCTATGATCGCAGATTTGACCAGCGAAGAGGACCGAAACTTTGTGTTTGCGATGTTCTACACAGCCATGAATTTAGGGGTTGTTATCGGCCCTTTGCTTGGTGCCTTTTTCTTTGTAAATTACCGTGATGAACTTATGCTAGCCTGTATGTTCGTGACTACTATCCTATTTGCCGTCTACTTTTTCGTTTTAAAAGAGACTAGACCAATGGCACCTCAGACTAACTCAGATTTAGTTGATCCAACACCCAGTTGGAAAAAAGAATTACAATCCTTTCAAGTTATTTTTAGTGACAAGGTTTTTTCTCTTTACTTGTTAGCTGGTATTTTTGTGTTTATCGCTTTTTCTCAGATGGATCTTTACATGGCTATCTATATAAAGGAACATGTATTGAATCAACCTTTATTATGGTGGGGAGATTGGACCTTCTCTCTAGGTGGAACGTCCTTTTTTGGTTGGATGATGGCTTTGAATGGATTCATGGTAGTAACTCTAACAGCAGCGATGACTCGCTGGATTAGTGCATGGAGCGATCAAAAAGCATTTGTGATTGCATCGTTTCTAGGTGGGATGGGCTTTTTCATGATGGCTTTTAGTGAGAATATCTGGTTCCTATTCTTCTGTATGGCAGTTCTTACAATTGGAGAATTGATCCGCACCCCAATTGCACTAGGCTTCGTTAGTAAACTAGCCCCTGAACATCAACGCGGGCAGTATATGGGTGCCTCCACGCTTCAATTTACAATTGGACGCATCTTGGCACCGTTACTCGTTACCTTATCTAATTGGTTTGGTCCACTAATCATTTTCGGGATCATTTTTGGTGTAGCAGTTCTAAGTATCCTATGCTATCAAAAGATGTTCACCATCATGGCCCGTAAAAATTCCGTCCAAGCTTAA
- a CDS encoding THUMP domain-containing class I SAM-dependent RNA methyltransferase, with protein MKHQVDLIATAAFGLEAVVAEEVRGMGYENVQVENGKVMFRADISDIPRTNLWLRTADRIRLKIGEFKATSFDELFEKTKALPWSDFIPENGHFPVEGKSVKSELFSVSDCQAIVKKAVVESLKRTYNTSWFNEEGPTFKIEVALLKDIATLTIDTSGAGLHKRGYRDWIGTAPIKETMAASLIILSRWKPDRILIDPFCGSGTIPIEAAMIGRNIAPGMNREFVSENWPIIPRTAWRDARAETHDLAQYDRPLEIIGTDYDEEVIKIARRNAEEAGVDDTIHFQRMDMRDLSSKKKYGYLICNPPYGERLSDYRTVERLYRDMGQVFSKLDTWSSYVITSDENFESYFGKKASKKRKLFNGNMRVDYYQFFGPRPPRPRTNSGDVTDQER; from the coding sequence ATGAAACATCAAGTAGATTTAATCGCGACCGCTGCATTTGGCTTAGAAGCAGTAGTAGCAGAGGAAGTACGTGGGATGGGATATGAGAATGTGCAGGTAGAGAACGGAAAGGTAATGTTCCGTGCTGATATCTCAGATATTCCGCGTACAAATTTATGGCTACGTACGGCAGATCGCATTCGATTGAAAATTGGAGAATTTAAAGCAACCAGCTTTGATGAGTTATTTGAAAAGACAAAGGCGTTACCTTGGTCTGATTTTATTCCAGAGAACGGTCACTTTCCTGTTGAGGGAAAATCAGTAAAGTCGGAGCTGTTTAGTGTATCTGACTGTCAGGCAATCGTAAAGAAGGCAGTTGTGGAAAGCCTAAAGAGAACCTACAATACTAGTTGGTTTAACGAAGAAGGTCCTACTTTTAAAATTGAAGTGGCATTATTAAAGGATATTGCGACATTGACCATTGATACAAGTGGGGCAGGCTTGCATAAACGTGGCTATCGTGATTGGATCGGAACAGCCCCTATCAAGGAAACGATGGCTGCTTCGTTAATTATCCTTTCACGTTGGAAGCCAGACCGTATTCTGATTGATCCGTTCTGTGGTTCTGGTACGATTCCTATTGAAGCCGCTATGATTGGCAGAAATATCGCTCCTGGTATGAACAGAGAATTCGTATCGGAGAACTGGCCGATTATTCCGCGTACAGCATGGCGTGATGCGCGTGCGGAAACTCACGATTTGGCTCAATATGATCGACCGCTTGAAATTATCGGAACCGATTATGATGAAGAGGTTATTAAAATAGCGAGACGAAATGCAGAAGAAGCCGGGGTAGATGACACAATCCACTTCCAACGGATGGATATGAGAGATTTAAGCTCCAAAAAGAAATACGGATATCTGATTTGCAATCCGCCGTATGGAGAGCGTCTAAGTGACTATCGCACGGTAGAAAGATTGTATCGTGACATGGGGCAGGTATTTAGTAAATTAGATACATGGTCTTCTTACGTGATTACCTCTGATGAAAATTTTGAGTCATATTTTGGCAAGAAAGCTAGCAAAAAACGCAAATTATTTAATGGAAACATGCGTGTCGATTACTATCAATTCTTTGGACCGCGTCCACCGCGTCCACGGACTAATTCTGGGGATGTAACAGATCAAGAGAGATAA
- a CDS encoding RluA family pseudouridine synthase: MTMKKWLDHIVVDQEKGMTVEEIVRQKMSVSGRMLQRLTRSKGILVNRKVPFLKRQVKPGDVISVRIFDDKREQEALVMLPPAPFEIQLEVLHEDEYFIVVNKPTGMTTHPIREDQHDTLLNQLVLYWHKQGKSIMPHTVHRLDRETSGTILIAKSSYAHQLADKLIREGSVERNYIALVTGRMQHEAGTIAEPIKRDPMHKVKRQVHPKGEEAVTHYKVLATNDEVSLVDITLDTGRTHQIRVHFEYMGHPLVGDTLYRGARMGFSNQALHAYQLCFTHPVTEELLQIQAPMPSKMKHFVEDKFSLPNYML; this comes from the coding sequence ATGACAATGAAAAAATGGTTGGATCACATTGTAGTCGATCAGGAAAAAGGAATGACTGTTGAGGAGATCGTACGACAAAAAATGTCGGTCTCTGGACGCATGCTACAGCGTTTAACACGGAGTAAAGGAATACTGGTAAATCGTAAAGTCCCCTTTCTTAAAAGGCAGGTCAAGCCTGGGGATGTGATTTCTGTACGCATTTTTGATGATAAACGCGAGCAGGAAGCGCTAGTTATGTTACCGCCAGCACCATTTGAAATCCAGCTGGAAGTTTTGCATGAGGACGAGTATTTTATTGTCGTTAATAAACCAACAGGTATGACTACGCACCCCATTCGTGAGGATCAGCATGATACTTTATTGAACCAACTGGTACTATACTGGCATAAGCAAGGTAAGTCTATCATGCCCCACACAGTCCATCGTTTAGATCGCGAGACTTCTGGTACTATTTTGATCGCGAAGAGTAGCTATGCCCATCAGTTAGCAGATAAGCTTATAAGGGAGGGAAGTGTAGAGCGTAATTACATTGCCCTAGTAACCGGTCGTATGCAACATGAAGCAGGAACAATAGCCGAACCGATCAAGCGAGACCCCATGCATAAAGTAAAGCGTCAGGTACATCCAAAAGGTGAAGAAGCGGTTACTCACTATAAGGTTTTGGCTACAAATGATGAAGTTAGCTTAGTCGATATTACATTAGACACTGGACGAACGCACCAAATTCGCGTGCATTTTGAATACATGGGCCATCCTTTGGTTGGTGATACCTTATACCGGGGTGCTCGAATGGGCTTTTCCAATCAGGCGTTGCATGCCTATCAGCTTTGTTTTACGCATCCAGTGACAGAAGAGCTACTTCAAATCCAAGCACCTATGCCATCAAAGATGAAGCACTTTGTGGAAGACAAGTTTTCTCTCCCAAATTATATGCTATAA
- a CDS encoding TspO/MBR family protein, producing the protein MTQKKPSILSSIVLFLVIVALFSSSGILFPSDQIWYNTLAEPEWTPPSKVIDIIWFILYALIALTVVVLQKTVGLDNLNHSWYLLFAINYVLNQAYTFFLSIQKDLSLAFYDCLATAISTLLLLLYTGKYSRWAALLLIPYLLWSSLTVYMSWVIYQINL; encoded by the coding sequence ATGACACAGAAAAAACCAAGCATATTATCCTCCATAGTATTATTCCTAGTAATAGTAGCTCTTTTTTCGTCGTCAGGTATTCTTTTTCCAAGTGACCAAATCTGGTATAACACCCTTGCAGAGCCTGAGTGGACTCCCCCAAGTAAAGTGATTGATATCATATGGTTTATATTATACGCACTGATTGCTCTCACAGTCGTTGTATTACAAAAAACCGTTGGATTAGATAACCTAAACCACTCTTGGTATCTGTTATTTGCGATTAACTACGTGCTCAATCAAGCTTATACCTTTTTCCTGTCTATTCAAAAGGACTTATCGTTAGCCTTTTATGATTGTCTGGCTACCGCAATATCGACCCTGCTATTGCTATTGTACACAGGAAAATACTCACGCTGGGCAGCACTGTTACTCATTCCGTATCTCCTTTGGTCCAGTCTAACGGTATATATGTCATGGGTTATTTATCAAATAAATCTCTAA
- a CDS encoding DUF4855 domain-containing protein: MWKNGFTHRLMSVATATALLFTSGIMPTQAFAAKEGDASIPVSSSAYLGNGEFVDTKGHYAEKAIKHLASMQVINGVTATEFRPNAQISRQDFIVLLSRALGLLPSEHAESTFSDLSKDSVYQAYASTLADNGIIKGKADGSMGGKDPLTRQELAVMLERVNQHLSFGTTEKKADPATFLDEQKIASFAQKASYEAVRQGWLTAYKGAFQPDKMLTRGDAVVVVERLVELRKKQADVKGFTVNQSSIKIMTGMSEQIRVKPEGDQPLPFTPIFAFDDKALGHISADGTFVAGAVAGKGVITVTVGYQSIQIPVEVTTHGVVEDEKKAEDQAKTDEAKTNGAESNADEPKQAENKKQTVDQNSTTDQNSSEQKQPSQSVVSATETASSKATKEEKQESKEEELVEGWINYARNGHVTVTSLDPADPLFNESEKKYPGPAGGLTDPADVWTGYLRQMGREVTLDLNKVHTLDMVELTFRQEKTSGITLPSELEVEVSRDGKIWGYAGKATHAVSPGELNKLDRTLRISLPELDAQYVRLRFPVKVFTFAKQLKVYGHEAEPEQAKLISFPLSKTSTPLEDNKADDRVKDMLLVYHGAYADRGSWTKDDFLPMAGYIEPDGTIPDQMFDTMLFLPFPNMAETKAAWENYMDNLFEPGRQLDALNSAMLEINKRRNSLVLNTKKEKVVLTLPYPSPKVSDWGKLEENGPSLSFDPAKVGEEQAYKNRLAAVTWYKDKLINRWYQSEYKYLKLEGIYWFQELVDDAAPKERELIRNTADMVHYHGFRFYWIPYYGAPGLEEWKDLGFDYAFLQPNYYQANEVPIERVQLTLDVANKYGMGVEIEGDEKFLRDMRLYRTYYNQLIAGHKIGIDKDKIHAYYFGSKNLLMAYQSKEQQARKIYDDTYKWMKGKFDMKEFLVPEVVPTPATKPEDQKAETEKPVDDKKSANNEKVETKE; the protein is encoded by the coding sequence ATGTGGAAAAACGGTTTTACTCATAGGCTTATGAGTGTGGCTACAGCTACTGCATTGTTGTTTACCTCAGGTATCATGCCAACCCAAGCTTTTGCGGCAAAAGAGGGGGATGCTTCTATTCCGGTATCTTCTTCTGCTTATTTAGGAAATGGTGAGTTCGTAGATACGAAAGGTCACTATGCAGAAAAAGCAATTAAACATCTTGCCAGCATGCAAGTCATTAATGGAGTGACGGCTACTGAGTTTAGGCCAAATGCTCAAATATCTCGCCAAGATTTTATTGTGCTGTTATCTCGTGCATTAGGGCTGTTGCCAAGCGAGCATGCAGAAAGTACATTCTCTGATCTCTCAAAAGATAGTGTGTATCAAGCATATGCCTCTACATTAGCTGATAATGGCATTATTAAAGGTAAAGCTGATGGTAGTATGGGAGGGAAAGACCCTCTTACCCGTCAGGAGCTAGCCGTAATGTTAGAGAGAGTTAATCAGCATCTGTCATTTGGAACGACCGAGAAAAAAGCTGATCCTGCTACTTTTTTAGATGAACAAAAAATAGCTAGCTTTGCTCAAAAGGCTAGTTATGAAGCAGTACGTCAAGGCTGGCTAACAGCTTATAAAGGAGCATTTCAGCCTGATAAAATGTTAACGCGTGGCGATGCTGTTGTAGTAGTGGAGCGCCTAGTAGAGCTTCGGAAAAAACAAGCTGACGTAAAAGGCTTTACTGTTAATCAATCCAGCATCAAGATCATGACTGGTATGTCTGAACAGATCAGGGTCAAACCTGAGGGAGATCAGCCATTACCATTTACGCCAATCTTTGCTTTTGACGATAAAGCACTAGGTCATATTTCTGCGGACGGTACTTTTGTAGCGGGTGCAGTAGCAGGTAAAGGAGTTATAACAGTAACGGTTGGATATCAAAGTATCCAAATACCTGTAGAGGTAACAACTCATGGTGTAGTAGAGGATGAGAAAAAGGCGGAGGATCAAGCAAAAACAGATGAAGCCAAGACAAATGGTGCTGAGTCTAACGCTGATGAACCGAAGCAGGCTGAGAATAAGAAACAAACCGTTGATCAAAACTCAACAACTGATCAAAACTCTTCCGAACAAAAGCAGCCAAGTCAGTCTGTAGTATCTGCAACAGAAACTGCCAGTAGCAAAGCAACTAAGGAAGAAAAACAGGAATCAAAAGAGGAAGAGCTGGTAGAAGGTTGGATCAATTATGCTCGAAACGGCCATGTAACCGTAACATCACTCGATCCTGCTGATCCTTTGTTTAATGAGTCAGAGAAAAAATATCCTGGTCCCGCTGGTGGATTAACCGATCCAGCAGATGTATGGACTGGTTATCTTCGCCAAATGGGACGTGAAGTAACGCTTGATTTGAATAAGGTACATACGCTAGATATGGTAGAGCTTACCTTCAGACAAGAGAAAACAAGCGGAATAACACTGCCTTCCGAGCTGGAGGTTGAAGTATCAAGAGACGGTAAAATTTGGGGGTATGCTGGTAAAGCTACTCACGCTGTTTCCCCCGGTGAATTAAACAAGCTTGATCGAACCTTACGTATTAGCTTACCAGAATTGGATGCGCAATATGTTCGACTACGTTTCCCTGTAAAAGTGTTCACATTTGCTAAACAACTGAAGGTATATGGACACGAGGCAGAGCCCGAACAAGCCAAGCTAATCTCCTTTCCTTTAAGTAAAACCAGCACTCCTTTAGAAGATAATAAGGCAGATGACCGGGTAAAGGATATGCTACTGGTATACCATGGGGCATATGCAGATCGTGGTAGTTGGACGAAAGATGACTTTTTACCAATGGCAGGCTATATTGAGCCAGATGGTACGATCCCTGATCAAATGTTTGATACCATGTTGTTTCTTCCATTCCCGAACATGGCCGAAACAAAGGCAGCATGGGAGAATTATATGGACAATCTGTTTGAACCAGGTCGTCAATTGGATGCCTTAAATTCGGCTATGCTAGAAATAAATAAACGACGTAATTCTCTTGTATTAAATACTAAGAAGGAAAAGGTGGTACTAACGTTGCCTTATCCTTCTCCAAAAGTGAGCGATTGGGGTAAGCTAGAGGAAAATGGACCATCCTTATCCTTTGACCCTGCTAAGGTAGGGGAAGAGCAAGCCTATAAAAACCGTTTAGCAGCCGTTACATGGTACAAGGATAAGCTAATTAATCGTTGGTACCAATCAGAATATAAGTATTTAAAGCTAGAGGGAATCTACTGGTTCCAAGAGCTTGTAGATGATGCGGCACCGAAGGAACGCGAGCTGATTCGCAATACTGCCGATATGGTTCATTATCATGGATTCCGGTTCTATTGGATTCCCTATTATGGCGCTCCTGGTTTAGAGGAATGGAAAGATCTTGGATTCGATTACGCTTTCCTTCAACCTAACTATTATCAGGCAAATGAAGTGCCAATAGAACGGGTTCAGCTCACCTTAGATGTAGCTAATAAGTATGGAATGGGTGTAGAGATAGAGGGAGACGAAAAATTCTTACGCGATATGCGTCTCTATCGTACCTACTACAATCAACTAATTGCCGGTCATAAAATCGGAATTGATAAGGACAAAATCCATGCGTATTATTTTGGTTCAAAAAATCTATTGATGGCTTACCAAAGTAAAGAGCAACAAGCCAGAAAGATTTATGATGATACGTACAAGTGGATGAAGGGCAAGTTTGATATGAAAGAGTTCCTTGTCCCTGAGGTAGTGCCAACTCCAGCTACTAAGCCAGAGGATCAGAAAGCCGAAACAGAGAAACCAGTCGATGATAAAAAATCGGCAAATAACGAAAAGGTTGAAACGAAAGAATAA
- a CDS encoding FecCD family ABC transporter permease, with the protein MRKSILERPFAKSTGLLLGLLVLLACMLVSVVYGVINTDIHTLIEAYTNFNESNEHIVILETRVPRSIIAAAIGINLGIAGSILQALTRNPIGDVGIFGINGAASFAIVCSVGFLGANSMQALTWAGFTGALLGGISVYILGSIGRDGMTPLKMTLAGAALTALFSSFTNGILVTNEQALEEVLFWLAGSVADRKLSYLIEVLPFMIAAWVLALLLAPAINTFMLGEDVAKGLGQQTLLLKIGMGVVVIILSGCSVAVAGPIGFVGLFTPHLARYLTGNDMKWTILYSGLFGGILLVISDILARAIAMPQELPIGVMTALFGAPFFIYVIRKGMLRS; encoded by the coding sequence ATGAGAAAGAGCATCTTAGAACGACCTTTTGCCAAATCAACAGGTCTGCTACTCGGATTGTTAGTATTACTAGCTTGTATGCTGGTCAGTGTTGTTTATGGTGTTATTAATACTGATATACACACCCTGATAGAAGCTTATACAAATTTTAACGAAAGCAATGAGCACATTGTCATTCTGGAAACAAGGGTTCCTCGTAGTATTATTGCAGCAGCCATAGGGATTAATTTAGGTATAGCAGGTTCGATTCTGCAAGCCTTGACACGTAATCCAATTGGGGACGTAGGCATCTTTGGGATTAATGGAGCCGCCTCATTTGCTATTGTTTGTTCTGTTGGTTTCTTAGGAGCGAACTCTATGCAAGCCTTAACCTGGGCTGGTTTTACAGGAGCCTTGCTAGGTGGGATTTCCGTTTATATCTTAGGCTCTATTGGTCGTGATGGAATGACCCCCTTAAAAATGACACTGGCAGGTGCCGCATTAACCGCTCTTTTCTCTTCCTTCACTAATGGTATTTTAGTGACAAATGAACAAGCCTTAGAGGAAGTATTATTTTGGTTAGCAGGCTCTGTAGCTGATCGCAAGCTCTCCTATCTAATTGAAGTGTTACCTTTCATGATCGCCGCTTGGGTTTTAGCGCTATTGTTAGCCCCAGCAATTAATACGTTCATGTTGGGAGAAGATGTAGCAAAAGGCTTGGGACAACAAACGCTTTTGTTAAAGATCGGAATGGGTGTAGTCGTGATTATTTTATCCGGCTGTTCGGTGGCTGTGGCCGGACCAATAGGCTTTGTTGGTCTGTTTACTCCCCATTTAGCACGTTATCTTACTGGAAATGATATGAAGTGGACAATATTGTACAGCGGGTTATTTGGAGGAATTTTACTTGTCATCTCTGATATATTAGCCAGAGCCATAGCGATGCCTCAGGAATTACCAATCGGTGTAATGACCGCCTTATTTGGAGCTCCCTTCTTCATCTATGTCATTCGAAAGGGGATGCTTCGTTCATGA
- a CDS encoding aminopeptidase: MQDPRFKKLAYNLLHYSVGLKEKEVLNIEVRGNGHELARELVKEAYAIGAYPYVEIIDTRIQRELMMNASAERAEYLKKWSEGRIKDQHANIIINGVDNDSEMSDVPNDKRQEHFKVLKALSDYMIANVRWVLLNYPTASMAQNASMSTEAFEDFFFDVCITDYRKMRNAFLPLQQLMNETDTVRLVGPGTDLTFSIKGIPNVICAGENNIPDGEIFTAPVRDSVNGVLTHNATTQYMGTKFENISLRFENGKIVEATSNNTEKLNEILDTDEGARYIGEFAIGVNPYVLHPMNDILFDEKIAGSFHFTPGQAYEDADNGNRSIVHWDMVTIQRPEYGGGEIWFDDVLIRKDGLFVLDTLKGLNPDALKS, encoded by the coding sequence GTGCAAGATCCACGTTTTAAAAAATTGGCCTATAATTTGTTGCACTATTCTGTTGGTTTGAAGGAAAAGGAAGTTTTAAATATTGAAGTGCGCGGAAACGGGCATGAATTGGCTAGAGAGTTGGTAAAAGAGGCATATGCCATCGGAGCCTATCCTTATGTGGAGATAATTGACACACGAATTCAGCGGGAACTAATGATGAATGCTAGTGCCGAGCGAGCAGAATATCTAAAGAAATGGTCTGAAGGACGTATAAAAGATCAACATGCAAACATCATTATTAACGGGGTTGATAATGATAGTGAGATGTCTGATGTACCAAATGATAAGCGTCAGGAGCACTTTAAGGTACTAAAAGCACTCAGTGATTACATGATAGCTAACGTCCGATGGGTTCTACTCAATTATCCAACCGCTTCCATGGCCCAAAATGCGAGTATGTCGACTGAAGCATTCGAAGATTTCTTCTTTGATGTATGTATAACAGATTACCGGAAGATGCGAAATGCATTCTTGCCCCTACAACAACTGATGAATGAGACGGATACAGTAAGATTAGTGGGACCGGGAACCGATCTGACCTTCTCCATTAAAGGAATTCCAAACGTGATTTGTGCCGGAGAAAATAATATTCCAGATGGAGAGATCTTCACGGCACCTGTGCGTGATTCTGTGAACGGTGTACTTACTCACAATGCTACAACACAATACATGGGGACTAAATTCGAGAATATTAGCTTACGCTTTGAAAACGGAAAAATTGTGGAGGCAACCTCCAACAATACAGAGAAACTAAATGAGATTCTTGATACTGATGAAGGAGCCCGCTATATTGGAGAATTTGCCATTGGTGTAAATCCGTATGTGCTACATCCGATGAATGATATTTTATTCGACGAAAAAATCGCAGGTAGCTTCCACTTTACACCAGGCCAGGCTTATGAAGATGCTGATAATGGAAACCGAAGCATCGTGCACTGGGATATGGTAACAATTCAACGCCCAGAATATGGTGGTGGTGAAATTTGGTTTGATGATGTGTTGATCCGTAAAGATGGACTATTTGTGCTGGATACATTAAAAGGTCTTAATCCAGATGCTTTAAAATCCTAA